The region ACAGGAACCAAACGAAATCCTTTCTCTTTGGATAACTCTATCATCTTTTGATAATACACTTGAGTAAGTTCCGGCAAGACTGAAAGGCTTTCCGAATTTGGAATAGAATCCACGCATTTTACATGAGAAGGGATCGGCTCGGGACAGATCGGTCCAAGACTTGCAACCGTCGCTTCCTTCTTCTCGGATTTAGGATCGCAATCCGGTCCTTTTACGGATCTAAAGAAGGAACCTTTAAAATAAGTTTTCAGATTTTCATCAGGACCTGAATCCTTAGAGAAACCCGCACTCTTGATCTCATTCTTGACTGCGTGCTTAGTGACCGCAGAGGTGACCTGGATTTGTTCCCAGGCAAGCTTTAGTGCCTGAAGTGTATAAGAAATTCTTGTTAAAATAAATTGTAATTTAAAATTACGAGCGTAGTTCGGGTCCTTCTCCCGAAGAGCGTCCGTTTGATCATCCGGCAATATCCCCTTCTCCGCTAATGCTTCAGGCATATCGAAATCGTTGGGAGAAATAAAGAATAAGACTTCTTTAATATTATCCAGCTTTGCGCTGATATCTTTCAAGCGATAGTAAGAGCCTCTGGATCCATAGGCGTCTACTCCTAGATTCAATGCCTGTCTTTCTTCTCCATTTAGAACAAGCCCGTCCAAGAGTTGGCAGAATGTATCAGAATCGCTGACCCCGAATCCCATTACAAGGCTGTCTCCCAAGCAAAGTAATTTCGGTTTTCCGGGAATCGCTTCGTTAGTCCCGCGAAGTCCCAAGGAGTTTACGGTAAACTGTCCTTCCCATTTTCCTGCGAAATGGCGCACATACCTGGACTCACCTGGCTCTAAGGCAACAAAGTACTCGGGATGAAAACTATGGATGAGTTTTAGATCTCTATAGTATTGTAAGGAAGGACTACGTAAGAATGTCAGGCCGGCTTCTGTTCCGAAAAAGACGATTGCAAGGAAAAGCAAGGCCAGAAGCGCTTTTTTCGCAAAATCCATGAATACTGGAAAGAATTTGGACTCTGGCCTGGGTGGCAAGCCAATTCGTTCCTAAAACCCTGGCCGAATCTTGGTTGATCCTAAAAGAAAAAAAAGATCTACTTTACAATTCGTCCGTCTAAAAATAAATTCAATTTAGAATCATTCTAAACATTTGAGGAAGCCATGCCCCACAAAGTAGTTATCATAGGATCCGGGCCTGCAGGTCATACAGCGGCAATTTACTCTGCCAGAGCAAATTTGAATCCAGTCATGTACGAAGGCTTTATGGCCGGAGGAATCGCGGCCGGCGGACAATTGACTACCACCACTGAAGTGGAAAACTTTCCAGGTTTTCCGGAAGGAATCGACGGAACGAAGCTCACCACTCTATTCAGAGAACAGTCCGAGAAATACGGAACTAAGATCTTCACCCAGACCATTACAAAAGTAGATTTTTCTAAAAGACCGTTTCGCATTTGGTCGGACGACGAATTAATCGAGGCAGAAACCGTAATCATTGCGACTGGTGCCACAGCTAAGAGAATGTTCATCCCTGGAGAAGATTCCTATTGGCAGAAAGGGATCTCCGCTTGCGCAGTCTGCGATGGGGCACTTCCTATCTACCGAAATAAAGAATTAGCCGTTGTAGGAGGAGGAGACTCTGCTGTAGAAGAAGCGGCTCACCTCACTAAGTTTGCATCCAAAGTATATTTGATCCACAGAAGGGACAGCCTCCGCGCTTCCAAGATCATGCAAAAACGCGCGACGACTCATCCTAAGATCCAGATCATCTGGAACACTCAGGTCGAAGGCGCTCAGGGAAATGGAAACCAGCTCACTTCCCTTTCCGTAAAAGAAGTAAACACTGGGAAAGTGACTGAACTTCCTGTAGGAGGCCTCTTCTACGCAATCGGTCATAAGCCGAATACTGAAATCTTCGAAGGTCAGCTGGACCTAGACGAATCCGGTTATATCAAGACTGTTCCTGGTACTACAAAGACCAGTGTGGATGGAGTCTTTGCTGCTGGAGACGTGCAAGACAAGGTGTATAGACAAGCAATCACCGCGGCCGGCTCCGGTTGTATGGCGGCTCTGGAAGCAGAACGCTGGTTAGAAGCACAAGAAGAATAGAAAGCAAAAGAGGCGGGAAACCGCCTCTTCTTATATGAAAATCTACTTAGTCTAGTTTATTAGAATATTAGAAAATACTAAGGGCTAAGGGCGCTCTACGATCTGCCCTCTCCTCTGAAGAGTATCATAAATGAACAATGTAGGAAGGTTCGGCTTCTTCTTCGCTGCCTGTTCTTCCTCCCTTTTTACGATCATCACCAGTTTGTTTTCAGGAGAATCCGGAAGGATCTTTTCCAAATAATATTTTTTGGGAAGGACGGGAGCTAGCTCATCCAATGCAGGATCGTATACGAATACTTTCTTGGAATCTTTTTGGTTCAGATACCCGTCTTTATTTGTGTCTTCGGGCATTCCGATGATCACGAATTTCTTTCCCGTTTTTAGTCCCGGAAAGATATTTGCGTAGAGAAGCTCTGGATTCTCCAGATCGGAAGAAGATTTCTCTGGCTCTGCCCCATAGAAATAATCCCAGATATAAACGCTTTTAGTGAAAACCTTTCGATTTCTACCGGTTTGCAAGTCCACAAAAACCAGGTTCTGTGCATGATTTAAGGTCTTTCTGACCCCGAAATTCTCTCTGTCTCGATTTAAGCCAAGGGGATAAAATAAGAATCTCCCCCAAGCAACAGCGGAATGTTCTACCAGGTCGTCGTCAGGCTCTACGTATACCGTTTGGCTTTTGTTAGACGAAGTCTTCGCAATCTCGATCCCTCGATCGTATACGAACCAACTCTTCAAAAGAGTGAAAACGATCAGAAGGACTATGATTGCGATCGCCGAATATACGATGGTGCGAAGCTTTTCCATAGACGGACCTAAAGAATCTGATCTCGGCTATGTGGGTCAATCTTCTTTTCAGAATGGCCCCCACCCAATCTTGCGACCCATAGGGAGCAAGATTCCAGAAGAGTTGGCTGAGCAAAGTGAAGCAAAATGTGATCCGGCTCGAATTGAAATTGGCCCCCACCCTCATCGGGTGGTGGAGGCGGGTCCCCAGTGGGAGAGGCTCCTCGCCTCTATATCAGAAATTCAGTTCTCCAGCAATGAAAAAAGAAATCGAACTTTTTCGTGTGGGAACTAGTTCGCCTTTCTTTCTAGAACTCCATTTCGATCCGGGATCAGTAGGGAAGAAGAAATTTCCCCAGTATCTTCTCGTAAAACCGTTAAGGGATTATATGTATCCAGTACGATCTTACCATCCACGATGAAGTTGTATTGGTATTCACCCGGCTTTAATTTTTTGATCACTCTAAAAACGCCGTTCCTTTCTTTCTCGAGAAAATCGGCCTCTGGATCCCAATGATTGAATTCTCCTACAAGGCTTACCATTTCCGCTTGGGGCTGGTAAATCCGAAACTCCACTGTTCGAAATTCCTTCTCTTCATAGGGAGAATCTTCTAGGATACGTGTGCTTGTTTGTTTATTTGCTCCGCCCTGGCGATATGCTATTCTGGAAACGAGGGAACCTTCCCCATCTTCTACCGTATCCGAATTTTCGGGATCATGGGTAAAGATACCGTCCACTTTGAACTTGTATTCGTAGGCAGGTTTCGCTTCGTAGAGTCCGTCCCCAACAATATCCACCACACCGTAAAATATTCCCTTATCATTCTTTTCTAAGGGAATGCATTGCCAATGGTTGAATTCTCCACAGACGCTTACTTCATCGTTAGAAAGACCGTCAAAGCTGAACAGGACCCCACGGTTGAGCAGCTTTCCAGTCCTGAGAGAAGCAGCCGTATCCACGAAACGGATGAATCTGGGAGGGACTGCCTTTCTTAGGTTCTCCAATTGCCAGAAATAATAGATCTTTTCTTCAGGGAGAGATTCCTCTCCTTCTTCGTAATCCACAGAACGGAACGCGCCGATCCAATCTTCCGCTTCTTCGGCGGCGAGTGCGAAGGTCAGCACAAGGGTGAGTAAGGCGATAGCCTTGGCTTTCTTTACCGGAAACATATACTAAACCGATTGTCGTAGGATTTCCCGGAAAGCCTAAGCGCATTTCTGGTAGGAACTCCTACATCCGACATAAGGAAAAAATCTTTGATCTTTCTGGGATCGGCCGATACTATTGGAAGGACTTTATGGCCGAGCCTTCTTCAAATTATTCGGATCAAGAGTTGGAGCAGATCCGCTCCATCTTAGAACCATTGAGTAAAAACCCGGAATCTTCGGAAGACCTGAATCCGATGCTGTCCGCATTTCGCGAAAAGATGGGATACGGTGTTCCCATCAATATCGAGGATGAGGACGCTGATTCGGGAGAAACTTCGGATGAAGATTCATTCGATTTAGGTGGAGACGATGAAGAAGCGCCTGAACCTATTCAAAAACCCAAGCCCCTCTCTTTCTCAGAAGACGATGATATCGATCTAGACGAACTATTAACCGAGCCATCTTCCCAGGATGCACCGCCAAGCATTGATGCAGGCGAGGATCCATTCGGTGGCTTTGATGAAAATCCTCCTGCCTCCGACGATTTCGGCGATTTTGGTAGTCCGGAACCTGAGGCCACTGAAGAAGATCCATTCTCCAGTTCCGGCATGGATGATTTCGGCGCCCCTGATCTTGGTACAGACGCTCCAGCCGACACAGGAGATTTCGGAGGAGACGATCCTTTCGGTGGTTTGGACTCCGGTCCTGCCTTAGATTCTCCATTAGAAGATTTTGATACACCTACGCCTGCAGCTTCCGACGATTTCGGTGACTCTTCCGATTTCAATATGGATGATCTGGGCGCTCCTCCTGCTGATTCCGATTCGGATCCTTTCGGAGGATTGGGAGAAGAAGATTCTCCTTCTGTCTCGGAAGATTTAGGTGATTTCGGTGGAGGAGCTCCTACAGGAGAAGATCCTTTCTCCGGATTCGATGCTTCGGGAATGGAAGACAGCCCTGGAGACGAGTTCGGTTTAGGCGAAGGAGATCCGTTCGGAGCGGCACCTGCCGGTGAAACTGATTTCGGCGATCTAGGCTTTGACGATTCCTCTTCCGATTCGGATGTAGGCAGTTCTTCTTTTGATGAAGCTCCTACAGGAGATAGTGATCCTTTTGCAGACTTCGCTCCGGTTGCAGGTGGAGCTCATGATCCATTCTCCGATCTTTCAAGCGCAACCTCCGTGCCAGAATCGGATCCATTCGCAGACTTCTCCGCAGAACCTGCCGGCGAAATGGAAATGGAATCCGTACCTGAATCTGCTGATTTCACAAGCTTCTCACCGGACTTGGATGCTGACACAGATACGGATCTAGGCTCTGCCGCTTTCGAAGAGGATCTTAGATCCCTAGGCGGAGAAGAAAAAGAAGATATAGATAAATCCTTAACGGACGAAGAGCTTGCGATCATCCAGAAGGAGATCCTACGTTACCCTCCTCTTCTCCGCAGGACGGTAATCGAATCCATCGTCCAGGATCGCCTTTCTAAAAAGGCTCAAAGAGATCTATTAGAACTCATTAAAGTAGAAAGCACTCCTGACGAAGTTGCTGCCTTCCTTTCTTCTGCACTTGGAGTACCAGTCACACTTACTGACAAGACAGGTGCCTACTCGGCGGACGGAGTTCCGATCATTACCTCCGACCCGATCTACACCAGAGAAGGTTATCTAGAAAGAAGAAAGAAGATCCGCAGAACCTTCTACGCTGTAGCAGCGGCACTTCTTTTTGGATTCGGGGGATACTTTACTTACAAGCATATCATTCTTCCTAGACAGGCCGCTCAAAATTATGAAGCTGGTCTAGAACAGATCAGAGAAATGGGTGCGAAGAAATTCGCAGGAAGCCTGGGTGAAGAAGATCGCAAGAAATATCTTACTAGCATAGAAGATTCCTATGATAAAGGATTCGATATCGATCCTTACAATCTGAAATATATGAACCTATACGGAGTGGAATACAGCCGTGCAGGCGAATACGAACTATCTTTCGAAAAATTATTCGGAAGAATAGAGCCTGATCTGGGTGCAGGAACATTAGATTCTTGGAATAAAAGAGAACAGGCTCCTATGGTCCACCTAGCCCAAGGAGAATCTTGGAGCGACAAGAAATTCAAGACCAGCACGGTAGTAAACCAAGGAAAAGAAGGAGTTAAATTCCTTTTAGACCAAGAGAAAACCGCAAGAAAGGTCGTTGTCCCTGGAGCCTTCTTAGTCATGAGATTGAGAGAAAAATCTCATGATAATAATACGTATCGAAATCTAGGCTGGTTCCATTCTCAGATCATGCCGGATTTCGCAGAACCTAGCGAAGGCAAGAAAGGAAGATATAAAAACGACGCGTTGTCTGTGGATTATTATAGCAAAGTATTCACAGACGGAGAAAGTCCGTATGACGAGCTTTCTACCGCAGGGATCGCAAAGATCTATTATAATCGTAGAGAATTCGGAAAGGCAGCATCCTTCTATAATAGGATTGTAGAAGCGAATCCTAAAAGTGTTCCAGGTCAATCCGGTTTGATCTCCACCTATCTGGAAATGTGGAAGGAAAGCGGGGATCCACAATTCGTTCTGAACCACCATCGACTTCTTAGAAATAACCTGGATATGGAGTCTGAACTCCCCTTCTATACTCTCTCAAAACTGGCATCCTTTTATGCGAGCATTGATCCTCAGGAACTTAGAATTAAATACAATATCAATCCTGTGGATCAAGTTTCCGGCATTGAGATAGAAGAAAGCGCAATCCGACTTTTAGATACGATCTACAGAAGATCTATGGAAGACGAAAGAACCGGAACCGAGATCGAAGGAAAGGATTACGCAGAAGGTTATTACCAACGAGGGCAATATTATCTTTCTCAAAAGGAAAATATCCAAGCGAGAAGATTCTTTGAGAAAGCGGCTACTCTAGATCCGAAACATTGGCTTGCAGTGTTGGAACTAGCAGAGCATTCCATTCGAGTCGGAAATTTCGAAGAAGCTAAGGATCTACTGAAAGAAGCGGATTCTCGTTATCTGGCAAGTATGCGCTGGTTCGGTTCCAAGGATGAGGACGAAACCCTGTATGAAGGAAACCCTGCTCGAATTCATTTTGATCTGGGTAAGATACGTTATCTGTTATCCGCTGGACTTTCCGATAAAGATTCTCTGAAGGAATTCCCTGGCAGAAAGATCTATCCTTTCCGCTCCCGTTCAGAATCCGATGGCAAAAGCCTTTCTGTCCTGAAAGAAGAAGAAGAAAAACGAAATCGCAGGAACGAGCTTCGCAATTCATTGCAAGAATTCTCTTTAGTAGATGCAGAAGAACCTCAGTTCGATCTCATCCGTAAATGGAGAAGAGAACTTCCGTCCAGTCTTCTACGTGAAATGAAATTCTATAAGGGCTGGGTGGAATACATGGATTCAGACTTCGACAAAGCCCTTGCGGATTGGACCGGGTTCGAAGATAAGGATGAATATTATAATCCTACTCTTCTCATGGGAAAAGGAAACGCATTCTTCTATACTGGACAGACCAAAACTGCTCTGGGTTATTTCCTAAGAGTAAAAGACGATATGGAAGAAAAGCTTCCTCAGATGAGTTCACCTAAAACGGAAGATCCGTATCACCAAGAAGTATACCAGACATTGATCGCAGCTTATAATAATATTGGGGCTTGTTACGAGACACTTTCTAAGAAAGCAGGAGCGCAAGAAGCGGAGAATTATACCGCGCAGGCTCTGCAACATTATTGGAAGGCGATAGAGACATCTCGTAAGATCAACGAGGCAAGCGAGATTTCCTTATCGAATAAGGACCTTTTATTCAAGAAAGAAGCTCTCAAAAGAGAACCTCTCTTAGAAGATTGGGTTTCTCCTACGCTTGAATCGATCAAAGACCTGGTTCGTAAATAAATACGATTATTTCTTCTTCTTAACGAAAAGAGATTTGATCCAGACTACAATAAAGAAACCGAACATTCGGCTCATGCGGATCAATCTCCATGGGCGGACAATAATTCTCCAGAACCAGGTAAGTCCTTTCAGCTTAAAGACATTAGGCGCCTTCTTCACTTTTCCGGAGAGAATATCCATTGCTCCGCCTACTCCGATCACCACTGCATGACCAAAGAAGGCAGTATTATTCTCAACCCAGATCTCTTGCTCCGGAAAATCCATTGCAAGAAATATAATATTCGGACTAGTCTTACGAATCGATTCTTTGACGAGTAATTCTCTTTGAGTATTCAAGTAACCGGCATGTCTACCGACGATACGTACTCCAGGAAAATGTCTAGAAAGATTGAAATATACTTTTTCGACGATCTCTTCCTTTCCGCCGAGTAGAAAGATGGAATAATTTCGGAGCTCGCAGAGTCGGACCAGGTCCATCATGAGGGCGATGGTAGGAATTCTTTCCTTTAGTTCACCACCGAGCTTCTTAGCGGCCCACTGGAGTCCGGCTCCTTCTGCAAGAATGAGGCTGGCCTTTTGAGCGATTCGATGCAATTTCTTGCCTTTGCGCAAGGCCATAGTCTTGATCGGGTCCAACAGAAGAACATGATGGAATCTTACCTTCTCCTCCATGAGATGGTAGATCTTTGCGACCGCCTCGTCTAGGCTCGCGTTGTCGAAAGGCACTCCTAAAATAGGAGCCTTTTCTAGATCGTCCACATTCAGGGTTTGATAATCTAGAAGGTAATCGCGATCATCCTTTGCGGATAAATGGCGTATTTCCCCTGGTTGCTTCATAGGGATCATCTTATTGGACATAATTTGTGAGTCAATTGAAACTTAGATTTAAACGTAGGAAGACCTTTAAGAAAGAACAGGCAAATCTTTTAGCACTGAGATTACTTCTCCGAAACGATCCTTATCCGAAGCCCCTGCTATCATAGAATACAAGAAGGCTCCATGGACGGAAAGTTCTCCTATTTCTTTAGGGCCAATTCCTCCGATTGGGACGATCGGGATCTTAGCATACCTTAGCGCTTCTTTCAATCCTTCTTGGCCCACCGGATGATCCTCAGTCTGTTTTGAATCAGTGGAATAGATGGGACCTAGACCGGTATAATCCCAGAACTCTGGCTCCAGTTCCTCGACATCTTTCCAAGTATGACAGGAAGTGCCTAGATACAGATCGCTATTTCGCAAACGATCCTTTTCCGAAGAAGAGAGAGCCTGGTAATCTTCCTTTCCGATATGCAGACCGAAAGAACCCCATTCCAAGGCCTCCTTCCAGTAATCGTTCAATATCAAAGGAAAATCCGGAAATTCCTGTATCAAACTTTTATAAATCTCCCGGATCTTGGAAATTTCTTCTTTCTTAGCTCTAAGCTGATAGAACGGAATCCAAGTCCTGTTTCGATTCCAAAGCTCAACTAGATCGCGAGGATTTTTTTCGAATTTAGAACAGTATTCCAGATCTAAAATGGGGTATAACGCAGGAGCCTTCCAAATCTCGGGGTGTTTCTTTCTCTGGTG is a window of Leptospira semungkisensis DNA encoding:
- a CDS encoding thiamine phosphate synthase, which produces MAFHQRKKHPEIWKAPALYPILDLEYCSKFEKNPRDLVELWNRNRTWIPFYQLRAKKEEISKIREIYKSLIQEFPDFPLILNDYWKEALEWGSFGLHIGKEDYQALSSSEKDRLRNSDLYLGTSCHTWKDVEELEPEFWDYTGLGPIYSTDSKQTEDHPVGQEGLKEALRYAKIPIVPIGGIGPKEIGELSVHGAFLYSMIAGASDKDRFGEVISVLKDLPVLS
- a CDS encoding LA_2490 family SGNH/GDSL-type esterase; this translates as MDFAKKALLALLFLAIVFFGTEAGLTFLRSPSLQYYRDLKLIHSFHPEYFVALEPGESRYVRHFAGKWEGQFTVNSLGLRGTNEAIPGKPKLLCLGDSLVMGFGVSDSDTFCQLLDGLVLNGEERQALNLGVDAYGSRGSYYRLKDISAKLDNIKEVLFFISPNDFDMPEALAEKGILPDDQTDALREKDPNYARNFKLQFILTRISYTLQALKLAWEQIQVTSAVTKHAVKNEIKSAGFSKDSGPDENLKTYFKGSFFRSVKGPDCDPKSEKKEATVASLGPICPEPIPSHVKCVDSIPNSESLSVLPELTQVYYQKMIELSKEKGFRLVPVILPIQIEEIYCYNNGKYHPLENYAIRASSFFEKRGIKVLRFKQETAAMCGTDAQGKKFGILDHYIPEDGHFTKRGNYWAAESLRAKLKEFQLAL
- a CDS encoding carbohydrate-binding module 48, whose translation is MFPVKKAKAIALLTLVLTFALAAEEAEDWIGAFRSVDYEEGEESLPEEKIYYFWQLENLRKAVPPRFIRFVDTAASLRTGKLLNRGVLFSFDGLSNDEVSVCGEFNHWQCIPLEKNDKGIFYGVVDIVGDGLYEAKPAYEYKFKVDGIFTHDPENSDTVEDGEGSLVSRIAYRQGGANKQTSTRILEDSPYEEKEFRTVEFRIYQPQAEMVSLVGEFNHWDPEADFLEKERNGVFRVIKKLKPGEYQYNFIVDGKIVLDTYNPLTVLREDTGEISSSLLIPDRNGVLERKAN
- the trxB gene encoding thioredoxin-disulfide reductase — encoded protein: MPHKVVIIGSGPAGHTAAIYSARANLNPVMYEGFMAGGIAAGGQLTTTTEVENFPGFPEGIDGTKLTTLFREQSEKYGTKIFTQTITKVDFSKRPFRIWSDDELIEAETVIIATGATAKRMFIPGEDSYWQKGISACAVCDGALPIYRNKELAVVGGGDSAVEEAAHLTKFASKVYLIHRRDSLRASKIMQKRATTHPKIQIIWNTQVEGAQGNGNQLTSLSVKEVNTGKVTELPVGGLFYAIGHKPNTEIFEGQLDLDESGYIKTVPGTTKTSVDGVFAAGDVQDKVYRQAITAAGSGCMAALEAERWLEAQEE
- a CDS encoding WecB/TagA/CpsF family glycosyltransferase, which codes for MKQPGEIRHLSAKDDRDYLLDYQTLNVDDLEKAPILGVPFDNASLDEAVAKIYHLMEEKVRFHHVLLLDPIKTMALRKGKKLHRIAQKASLILAEGAGLQWAAKKLGGELKERIPTIALMMDLVRLCELRNYSIFLLGGKEEIVEKVYFNLSRHFPGVRIVGRHAGYLNTQRELLVKESIRKTSPNIIFLAMDFPEQEIWVENNTAFFGHAVVIGVGGAMDILSGKVKKAPNVFKLKGLTWFWRIIVRPWRLIRMSRMFGFFIVVWIKSLFVKKKK
- a CDS encoding tetratricopeptide repeat protein, with translation MAEPSSNYSDQELEQIRSILEPLSKNPESSEDLNPMLSAFREKMGYGVPINIEDEDADSGETSDEDSFDLGGDDEEAPEPIQKPKPLSFSEDDDIDLDELLTEPSSQDAPPSIDAGEDPFGGFDENPPASDDFGDFGSPEPEATEEDPFSSSGMDDFGAPDLGTDAPADTGDFGGDDPFGGLDSGPALDSPLEDFDTPTPAASDDFGDSSDFNMDDLGAPPADSDSDPFGGLGEEDSPSVSEDLGDFGGGAPTGEDPFSGFDASGMEDSPGDEFGLGEGDPFGAAPAGETDFGDLGFDDSSSDSDVGSSSFDEAPTGDSDPFADFAPVAGGAHDPFSDLSSATSVPESDPFADFSAEPAGEMEMESVPESADFTSFSPDLDADTDTDLGSAAFEEDLRSLGGEEKEDIDKSLTDEELAIIQKEILRYPPLLRRTVIESIVQDRLSKKAQRDLLELIKVESTPDEVAAFLSSALGVPVTLTDKTGAYSADGVPIITSDPIYTREGYLERRKKIRRTFYAVAAALLFGFGGYFTYKHIILPRQAAQNYEAGLEQIREMGAKKFAGSLGEEDRKKYLTSIEDSYDKGFDIDPYNLKYMNLYGVEYSRAGEYELSFEKLFGRIEPDLGAGTLDSWNKREQAPMVHLAQGESWSDKKFKTSTVVNQGKEGVKFLLDQEKTARKVVVPGAFLVMRLREKSHDNNTYRNLGWFHSQIMPDFAEPSEGKKGRYKNDALSVDYYSKVFTDGESPYDELSTAGIAKIYYNRREFGKAASFYNRIVEANPKSVPGQSGLISTYLEMWKESGDPQFVLNHHRLLRNNLDMESELPFYTLSKLASFYASIDPQELRIKYNINPVDQVSGIEIEESAIRLLDTIYRRSMEDERTGTEIEGKDYAEGYYQRGQYYLSQKENIQARRFFEKAATLDPKHWLAVLELAEHSIRVGNFEEAKDLLKEADSRYLASMRWFGSKDEDETLYEGNPARIHFDLGKIRYLLSAGLSDKDSLKEFPGRKIYPFRSRSESDGKSLSVLKEEEEKRNRRNELRNSLQEFSLVDAEEPQFDLIRKWRRELPSSLLREMKFYKGWVEYMDSDFDKALADWTGFEDKDEYYNPTLLMGKGNAFFYTGQTKTALGYFLRVKDDMEEKLPQMSSPKTEDPYHQEVYQTLIAAYNNIGACYETLSKKAGAQEAENYTAQALQHYWKAIETSRKINEASEISLSNKDLLFKKEALKREPLLEDWVSPTLESIKDLVRK